Proteins from a single region of Pseudomonas sp. 10S4:
- a CDS encoding PilT/PilU family type 4a pilus ATPase yields the protein MEIDVLLRQLASQEGSDLYLSTGAPPSARFDGVLKSLSDQRFKPGEVAAIAASIMDAEQRLEFERELEMNLAISLAGVGRFRVNIFKQRNDVSIVARNIKLDIPRFEDLNLPSVLLDTVMLKQGLMLFVGATDSGKSTSLAALIDYRNRHSSGHIITIEDPVEYIHRHKKSIINQREVGVDTRSFHTALKNTLRQAPDVVLIGEIRDRETMEHALTFADTGHLVISTLHAHNANQALDRIINFFPQERREQLLHDLANNLKAFVSQRLVRTLDGQRRAAVEVMLGTPTIADLIRRNEFDELKGIMEKSVELGMQTFDGALYALVVEGAISEDEALKHADSLNNLRLRLKLHADAVPGPQPPPGEWGLLD from the coding sequence ATGGAAATCGATGTGCTGTTGCGGCAACTGGCGAGCCAGGAGGGCTCCGATCTTTACCTTTCCACTGGCGCGCCACCCAGTGCACGGTTCGACGGTGTGCTCAAATCCTTGTCTGATCAACGGTTCAAACCAGGGGAAGTCGCTGCCATTGCCGCGTCCATCATGGATGCCGAACAGCGATTGGAGTTCGAGCGAGAACTGGAAATGAACCTGGCTATCTCCCTGGCCGGGGTCGGACGCTTCCGGGTCAACATCTTCAAACAGCGCAATGACGTATCGATCGTGGCGCGCAACATCAAACTCGACATTCCGCGCTTCGAAGACCTCAACCTGCCGTCCGTACTGCTCGATACCGTGATGCTCAAACAAGGGCTGATGCTCTTCGTCGGCGCGACAGACTCGGGTAAGTCCACGTCCCTGGCGGCTTTGATCGATTACCGCAACCGCCACAGCAGCGGCCATATCATCACCATCGAAGACCCGGTGGAATATATCCATCGCCACAAGAAATCGATCATTAACCAGCGGGAAGTCGGCGTCGATACCCGCAGTTTTCATACGGCATTGAAAAATACCCTGCGCCAGGCACCTGATGTGGTGCTGATCGGTGAAATTCGCGACCGCGAAACCATGGAGCATGCCTTGACGTTTGCCGACACCGGCCATCTGGTGATCTCCACGTTGCATGCCCACAACGCCAACCAGGCGCTGGACCGCATTATCAATTTCTTCCCGCAGGAGCGCCGGGAGCAACTGCTGCATGACCTGGCCAACAACCTCAAGGCCTTCGTTTCTCAACGGCTAGTGCGCACACTCGACGGTCAACGCCGGGCGGCGGTGGAAGTGATGCTGGGGACGCCGACCATTGCCGACCTGATCCGGCGCAATGAATTTGATGAGCTCAAGGGGATCATGGAGAAGTCGGTGGAGCTGGGGATGCAGACGTTTGACGGGGCGCTGTATGCGTTGGTTGTGGAGGGGGCGATCAGTGAGGACGAGGCGTTGAAACATGCGGATTCGCTGAACAACTTGCGGCTGCGGTTGAAGTTGCATGCCGATGCAGTACCGGGCCCACAGCCACCGCCCGGTGAATGGGGACTCCTGGACTGA
- a CDS encoding acetoacetate--CoA ligase, whose product MSDVLWQPSAERIGKTRIEAFRHFINQRHHLKIDDYPALHQWSIDQRETFWQAIVDFFEIRFHEQPDVVLREGPLMPSAEWFPGATLNFAEHLLRRRDDAVAVVAVAENGQREQLTWAELASHVAGFQNSLKAAGVGQGDRVAACMPNTWQTLVAMLATTSLGAIWSCSSPDFGTQGVIDRFGQIEPKVLLTCAGYRYAGKEIDQHAKVNEILERLPTLHQLIVVPYALPQAHIEHFHTQANVSLWEDFYDIGGDPDFVPVPFAHPLYILYSSGTTGVPKCIIHSTGGVLLQHVKEHGLHCDLGPGSRLFYYTTCGWMMWNWLVSALAVGSAIVLYDGSPFHPGPERLIDLIDDERINVFGTSPKFLATLESSGLKPRLSHDLSSLKTLLCTGSALSPQSYDFVYRDFKSDVCLASMSGGTDIVSCFVNGNPMSAVRRSEMMGKSLGMAVEVWNDAGQAVIGEKGELVCTQHFPAMPIGLWNDPTGEKLRASYFSQFPGVWAQGDYAEQLPHGAMMIHGRSDAVLNPGGVRIGTAEIYRQVEKVPQVLDSVAIGQQWQDDVRVVLFVRLKDGIVLDESLQQQIRQVIRANTTPRHVPAKILAVTDIPRTISGKVVELAVRNVVHGQPVKNTDALANPEALEQFRNRPELTD is encoded by the coding sequence ATGTCAGACGTTTTATGGCAACCCAGCGCCGAGCGCATCGGCAAGACCCGCATTGAGGCCTTTCGGCACTTTATCAATCAGCGGCATCACCTCAAGATCGACGACTACCCTGCCCTGCACCAATGGTCCATCGATCAGCGGGAGACGTTCTGGCAGGCAATCGTCGATTTCTTCGAGATCCGTTTTCACGAACAACCCGACGTGGTGCTGCGTGAAGGCCCGCTCATGCCTAGCGCCGAGTGGTTCCCCGGCGCGACCCTGAACTTCGCCGAACATTTGCTGCGGCGTCGTGACGACGCCGTGGCGGTAGTCGCCGTGGCTGAGAACGGTCAGCGCGAACAATTGACCTGGGCCGAACTGGCCAGCCATGTCGCCGGTTTCCAGAACAGTTTGAAAGCCGCTGGTGTCGGCCAAGGCGACCGGGTCGCAGCGTGCATGCCCAACACCTGGCAAACCCTGGTCGCGATGCTCGCCACCACCAGCCTCGGGGCGATCTGGTCCTGTTCTTCGCCGGACTTCGGCACCCAAGGGGTGATCGACCGTTTCGGCCAGATCGAGCCAAAGGTACTGCTCACCTGCGCCGGTTATCGCTATGCCGGCAAAGAGATCGACCAACACGCCAAGGTCAACGAAATCCTCGAACGGCTGCCAACCTTGCATCAGTTGATCGTCGTGCCTTACGCACTGCCACAGGCGCACATCGAACATTTCCACACTCAGGCCAACGTGTCGCTTTGGGAGGACTTTTACGACATTGGCGGCGACCCGGATTTCGTTCCAGTGCCGTTCGCCCATCCGCTGTACATCCTCTATTCCAGCGGCACCACCGGCGTGCCGAAGTGCATCATCCACAGCACCGGCGGCGTGCTGCTGCAACACGTCAAGGAACACGGCTTGCATTGCGATCTCGGCCCCGGCAGCCGTTTGTTCTACTACACCACCTGCGGCTGGATGATGTGGAACTGGCTGGTCTCGGCCTTGGCGGTCGGCAGCGCCATCGTGTTGTACGACGGCTCACCGTTTCATCCAGGCCCTGAACGTTTGATCGACCTGATCGACGACGAGCGCATCAACGTCTTCGGCACCAGCCCCAAGTTCCTTGCGACCCTGGAAAGCAGCGGCCTGAAACCTCGACTGAGCCACGACCTGAGCAGCCTGAAAACCCTGCTCTGCACCGGTTCGGCGTTGTCACCGCAGAGTTACGATTTCGTCTATCGCGACTTCAAATCTGACGTGTGCCTGGCCTCGATGTCCGGCGGCACCGATATCGTTTCGTGCTTCGTCAACGGCAACCCGATGTCCGCGGTGCGGCGTAGCGAGATGATGGGCAAGAGCCTGGGCATGGCGGTCGAGGTCTGGAACGACGCCGGTCAAGCGGTGATCGGCGAAAAAGGTGAGCTGGTGTGCACCCAGCACTTTCCGGCGATGCCGATTGGCTTATGGAACGACCCGACTGGGGAAAAACTTCGCGCCTCGTATTTCAGCCAGTTCCCCGGCGTCTGGGCTCAGGGCGACTACGCAGAACAACTGCCCCACGGCGCAATGATGATTCACGGGCGTTCCGACGCCGTACTCAACCCCGGTGGCGTGCGCATTGGCACGGCGGAAATTTACCGGCAGGTGGAGAAAGTACCGCAGGTGCTGGACAGCGTGGCCATCGGTCAGCAGTGGCAGGATGACGTGCGGGTGGTGCTGTTCGTGCGGTTGAAAGACGGCATCGTTCTTGATGAATCACTGCAGCAGCAGATTCGCCAAGTGATCCGCGCCAACACCACGCCTCGGCATGTGCCGGCCAAGATCCTGGCGGTGACGGACATTCCTCGCACCATCAGCGGCAAGGTGGTGGAGTTGGCGGTAAGGAATGTGGTGCATGGGCAACCGGTGAAAAACACCGATGCCCTGGCCAATCCCGAGGCGCTGGAACAATTTCGCAATCGCCCAGAGCTCACGGACTAG
- a CDS encoding 3-hydroxybutyrate dehydrogenase, with amino-acid sequence MTNLTGKTALVTGSTSGIGLGIALSLAKAGANVVLNGFGDASKVIAEVQQFGGKVGHHPADVSNPEQIAEMIAYAERTFGGIDILVNNAGIQHVAAVEDFPVERWDSIIAINLSAVFHSTRLCLPRMRAKNWGRIINIASVHGQVGSVGKAAYVAAKHGVIGLTKVVGLETATTQVTCNAICPGWVLTPLVQKQIDDRAATGIDPQQAQHDLLAEKQPSLEFVTPPQLGELVLFLCSEAGSQVRGAAWNIDGGWLAQ; translated from the coding sequence ATGACGAATCTTACTGGCAAGACCGCACTGGTCACCGGCTCCACTAGCGGCATCGGCCTGGGCATCGCCCTCAGCCTCGCCAAGGCTGGCGCCAACGTGGTCCTCAACGGTTTCGGCGACGCATCCAAGGTGATTGCCGAAGTGCAACAGTTTGGCGGCAAGGTCGGGCATCACCCGGCCGACGTCAGCAACCCGGAGCAAATCGCCGAGATGATTGCCTACGCAGAACGTACGTTCGGTGGCATCGACATTCTGGTGAACAACGCCGGTATCCAGCATGTGGCGGCGGTGGAAGACTTCCCCGTAGAGCGCTGGGATTCGATCATCGCGATCAACCTGTCGGCGGTGTTCCACAGCACGCGCCTTTGCCTGCCGCGTATGCGCGCCAAAAATTGGGGGCGAATCATCAACATTGCCTCGGTTCACGGTCAGGTCGGGTCGGTGGGCAAAGCGGCGTATGTCGCAGCCAAGCATGGGGTGATCGGGTTGACCAAGGTCGTTGGCCTTGAAACCGCGACGACCCAAGTGACCTGCAACGCTATCTGCCCAGGCTGGGTGCTGACGCCGCTGGTGCAGAAACAGATCGACGATCGCGCCGCCACCGGGATCGACCCGCAGCAAGCGCAGCACGATTTGCTGGCCGAGAAGCAGCCTTCGCTTGAGTTCGTGACGCCGCCGCAACTGGGCGAACTGGTGCTGTTTTTGTGCAGCGAGGCCGGCAGTCAGGTGCGCGGTGCGGCGTGGAATATTGATGGTGGGTGGTTGGCGCAGTGA
- a CDS encoding GntP family permease → MSVIIALAALALLMLAAYRGYSVILFAPIAALGAVLLTDPSAVAPAFTGVFMEKMVGFIKLYFPVFLLGAVFGKLIELSGFSRSIVAAAIRLLGTRQAMLVIVLVCALLTYGGVSLFVVVFAVYPFAAEMFRQSDIPKRLIPATIALGAFSFTMDALPGTPQIQNIIPSTFFNTTAWAAPWLGLIGTIFVFCTGMLFLQRQRNKAQRAGEGYGTELRNEPETATDIKLPNPWIALSPLLMVGVMNLLFTHWIPLWYGKTHTLALPGMATPVTTEIAKLTAIWAVQAALLIGIIMVLAFGFQAIRSKLAEGSKSAVSGALLAAMNTASEYGFGAVIASLPGFLVLADWLKSIPNPLVNEAITVTLLAGITGSASGGMSIALAAMSEQFISAAHAANIPLEVLHRVAAMASGGMDTLPHNGAVITLLAVTGLTHREAYKDIFCITIIKTLAVFVVIGTFYATGIV, encoded by the coding sequence ATGAGTGTGATCATTGCCTTGGCAGCCCTCGCGCTGCTGATGCTGGCTGCTTACCGTGGCTACAGCGTTATCCTCTTTGCCCCGATTGCCGCCCTCGGCGCTGTCCTGCTCACCGATCCTTCCGCCGTCGCCCCTGCGTTCACCGGGGTGTTCATGGAGAAAATGGTCGGCTTCATCAAACTGTATTTCCCGGTGTTCCTGCTCGGTGCGGTGTTCGGCAAGCTGATTGAGCTGTCGGGTTTCTCGCGCTCAATCGTCGCAGCGGCCATTCGCTTGCTCGGCACCCGCCAGGCCATGCTGGTGATCGTGTTGGTCTGCGCCCTGCTGACTTACGGTGGCGTGTCGCTGTTCGTGGTGGTGTTCGCGGTTTATCCGTTTGCGGCCGAGATGTTCCGCCAGAGCGACATCCCCAAGCGGCTGATCCCGGCAACCATCGCCCTCGGCGCGTTCTCCTTCACCATGGACGCCCTGCCCGGCACCCCGCAAATTCAGAACATCATCCCCAGCACCTTCTTCAACACCACCGCCTGGGCCGCGCCGTGGCTGGGGCTGATCGGGACGATTTTCGTGTTCTGCACCGGCATGCTGTTCCTCCAGCGCCAACGCAACAAAGCCCAACGGGCCGGCGAAGGCTACGGCACCGAACTGCGCAACGAGCCGGAAACTGCTACAGATATCAAGCTGCCGAACCCTTGGATCGCCCTGTCGCCGCTGTTGATGGTCGGGGTCATGAACTTGCTGTTCACCCACTGGATTCCGCTGTGGTATGGCAAAACCCATACACTCGCGCTGCCGGGCATGGCTACGCCGGTGACCACCGAAATTGCCAAGCTCACAGCGATCTGGGCCGTTCAAGCAGCGTTATTGATCGGCATCATCATGGTGCTGGCGTTCGGCTTCCAGGCGATTCGCAGCAAGTTGGCCGAAGGCAGTAAAAGTGCGGTCAGCGGTGCATTGCTGGCGGCGATGAACACCGCTTCGGAATACGGCTTTGGCGCAGTGATCGCCTCGCTGCCGGGTTTCCTGGTACTGGCCGACTGGCTGAAAAGCATCCCCAATCCGCTGGTCAACGAAGCCATTACCGTGACCTTGCTGGCCGGCATCACCGGGTCCGCATCGGGCGGCATGAGCATCGCCTTGGCGGCGATGTCGGAGCAATTCATCAGCGCCGCCCACGCGGCCAATATTCCGCTGGAAGTGCTGCACCGGGTCGCCGCGATGGCGAGTGGCGGCATGGACACCCTGCCGCACAACGGCGCGGTGATTACCTTGCTGGCGGTGACCGGCCTGACGCACCGCGAAGCCTACAAAGACATTTTCTGTATTACGATCATCAAGACCCTGGCGGTTTTCGTGGTCATCGGTACTTTCTACGCCACTGGCATTGTGTGA
- a CDS encoding helix-turn-helix domain-containing protein has protein sequence MRGKVIEAAVRLRLGRSTLYKKMVALGIAESQ, from the coding sequence ATGCGGGGGAAGGTGATTGAAGCGGCGGTGCGGCTGCGGCTTGGGCGGTCGACGTTGTACAAGAAGATGGTGGCGTTGGGGATTGCCGAGTCTCAATAA
- a CDS encoding ABC transporter permease, with protein MFKLSPLGRRRFERFKKNRRGWWSLWLFIGLFLLTLGGEMIANDKPLIVSYQGSLYFPAFKRYTEQEFGGQLPFQADYRSDYVQKLIQKDGGWLLFPPIPFSDDTPNYDLNKPAPSPPTKVNWLGTDDQARDVLARVIFGARVSILFALMLTFVSALIGIAAGALQGYYGGWLDLLGQRLLEVWSGLPVLYLLIILSGFVEPNFWWLLGIMALFSWLALVDVVRAEFLRGRNLEYVKAARALGLSDRKVIVRHILPNAMNATLSYLPFILTGAISTLTALDFLGFGMPAGSASLGELIGQGKQNLQAPWLGLTAFFTLALILSLLVFIGEALRDAFDPRS; from the coding sequence ATGTTCAAGCTCTCGCCGCTGGGCCGGCGCCGTTTTGAACGGTTCAAGAAAAACCGCCGTGGCTGGTGGTCGCTGTGGCTGTTTATCGGGTTGTTTCTGCTGACCCTCGGCGGCGAGATGATCGCCAACGACAAGCCGCTGATCGTCAGTTACCAGGGCTCGTTGTACTTCCCCGCATTCAAGCGCTACACCGAGCAGGAGTTCGGCGGGCAACTGCCGTTCCAGGCCGACTACCGCAGTGATTACGTACAGAAGCTGATCCAGAAGGACGGCGGCTGGCTGCTGTTCCCGCCGATCCCGTTCAGTGACGACACACCTAACTACGACCTGAATAAACCCGCGCCGAGCCCGCCGACGAAGGTCAACTGGCTGGGCACCGACGACCAGGCGCGGGATGTGCTGGCCCGAGTGATTTTCGGCGCGCGGGTGTCCATTCTGTTTGCCTTGATGCTGACATTTGTCAGTGCGTTGATCGGCATTGCCGCCGGTGCGCTGCAAGGCTATTACGGCGGCTGGCTCGATCTGCTGGGCCAGCGCTTACTGGAAGTCTGGTCCGGGCTGCCGGTGCTTTATCTTCTGATCATTCTGTCGGGGTTCGTCGAACCGAATTTCTGGTGGCTGCTGGGGATCATGGCGCTATTTTCCTGGCTGGCCCTGGTGGACGTGGTACGCGCCGAATTTCTGCGCGGACGCAACCTGGAATACGTCAAAGCTGCCCGGGCCCTGGGCCTGAGCGATCGCAAAGTGATCGTCCGGCACATATTGCCGAACGCCATGAACGCAACGCTGAGCTACTTGCCGTTCATCCTCACCGGTGCGATTTCGACCCTGACGGCCCTGGATTTTCTCGGCTTCGGCATGCCCGCAGGCAGCGCTTCATTGGGCGAACTGATCGGCCAGGGCAAGCAGAACCTGCAAGCGCCGTGGCTGGGCCTGACGGCGTTTTTCACCCTGGCGCTGATTCTTTCTTTGCTGGTGTTCATCGGCGAGGCATTGCGTGATGCCTTCGACCCAAGATCCTGA
- a CDS encoding microcin C ABC transporter permease YejB produces MWAYILRRLLLIIPTLVIILLVNFVIVQAAPGGPVEQAIAHLQGIGGAGIGAGSGETLHGSSRASRGLDPQLIKEIEKQYGFDKPAPERLWLMLKSYARLDFGKSFFRGATVTDLILEKMPVTISLGLWATLITYLVSIPLGIRKAVHHGSHFDIWSSTAIIIGYAMPAFLFAMFLIVVFAGGTSLNWFPVRGLVSDNFESLSTVGKIADYFWHLVLPVTALVIGGFATLTILTKNSFLNEITRQYVVTARAKGLSERRVLYGHVFRNAMLLVVSGIPQAFISVFFAGSLLIEVIFSLDGLGRMSYEAAVSRDYPVVFGSLFIFTLFGLLIKLVGDLCYTLVDPRIDFAARNA; encoded by the coding sequence ATGTGGGCTTACATACTGCGGCGCCTGCTGCTGATTATTCCGACGCTGGTCATCATTCTTCTGGTCAACTTCGTCATCGTCCAGGCCGCCCCCGGTGGCCCGGTGGAACAGGCGATCGCGCACTTGCAAGGCATCGGCGGCGCCGGTATCGGCGCAGGTTCCGGCGAGACCTTGCACGGCAGTTCCCGAGCCAGCCGAGGCCTCGATCCGCAACTGATCAAAGAGATCGAAAAACAGTACGGTTTCGACAAACCGGCACCGGAACGCTTGTGGTTGATGCTTAAAAGCTACGCGCGGCTGGACTTTGGCAAGAGCTTCTTCCGCGGCGCCACGGTTACCGACCTGATTCTGGAAAAAATGCCGGTGACCATTTCCCTCGGGCTCTGGGCCACGCTGATTACCTACCTGGTATCGATTCCACTGGGGATTCGCAAAGCTGTGCATCACGGCAGCCATTTCGATATCTGGAGCAGCACCGCGATCATCATCGGCTACGCCATGCCGGCGTTCCTGTTTGCCATGTTCCTGATCGTGGTGTTTGCTGGCGGCACATCGCTGAACTGGTTCCCGGTGCGAGGGCTGGTCTCGGACAACTTCGAGTCGCTGTCGACCGTGGGCAAAATCGCCGATTACTTCTGGCACCTGGTATTGCCGGTTACGGCGCTGGTGATTGGCGGGTTCGCCACCCTGACCATCCTGACCAAAAACTCCTTTCTCAATGAAATTACCCGCCAGTACGTGGTCACCGCCCGAGCCAAAGGCTTGAGCGAACGCCGGGTGCTGTACGGCCATGTGTTTCGCAACGCGATGTTGCTGGTGGTGTCGGGGATTCCCCAGGCGTTTATCAGCGTGTTCTTTGCCGGCTCGTTGCTGATCGAGGTGATTTTCTCCCTCGATGGACTCGGCCGCATGAGCTATGAAGCAGCTGTGTCACGGGACTACCCGGTGGTGTTTGGTTCGTTGTTCATCTTCACGTTGTTCGGCCTGCTGATAAAACTGGTCGGCGACCTCTGCTACACCCTGGTCGATCCGCGCATCGACTTCGCCGCGAGGAATGCCTGA
- a CDS encoding peptidylprolyl isomerase, translating to MAKATARHILVASEAKCSELKAQIEGGADFAEVAKANSTCPSSRQGGDLGSFGPGQMVKEFDTVVFSAPINVVQGPVKTQFGYHLLEVTSRQD from the coding sequence ATGGCTAAAGCCACTGCCCGTCACATCCTTGTTGCCAGCGAAGCCAAGTGCAGCGAACTCAAGGCCCAAATCGAAGGCGGCGCTGATTTCGCCGAAGTTGCCAAGGCTAACTCTACTTGCCCGTCCAGCCGTCAGGGCGGAGACCTGGGTTCGTTCGGTCCAGGCCAGATGGTCAAGGAATTCGACACCGTGGTCTTCAGCGCACCGATCAACGTGGTGCAAGGCCCGGTTAAAACCCAGTTTGGTTATCACCTGCTGGAAGTGACCAGCCGTCAGGACTGA
- a CDS encoding carbon-nitrogen hydrolase family protein codes for MTTLTIAAAQSISIAGDLAANIAWHRRFMQIAAEQGVQLLVFPELSLTGYERGLAAELAITPQAGILQSLRDFAREIGVTTVVGMPIRLSDDSPVLIGALVLGADGSLGVYSKQHLHPGEEVAFAPGAGGSTLWVGADTVALAVCADFSHASHAAAAAEQGADIYAAGVLITEKGYAADTTLLQGYANKHSMVVLMANHGGTTGGWESAGRSAIWAADGSLIGIAPGKGNLMVIARRNADGWKAQIVTVSER; via the coding sequence ATGACAACCCTGACCATCGCTGCGGCTCAATCGATCTCCATCGCCGGTGACCTTGCCGCCAATATTGCCTGGCACCGGCGCTTTATGCAGATAGCTGCGGAACAAGGTGTGCAACTGCTGGTTTTTCCGGAGTTATCGCTGACCGGTTATGAGCGTGGTCTGGCCGCAGAGTTGGCCATTACCCCGCAGGCCGGCATATTACAGTCGTTGCGAGATTTCGCGCGGGAGATCGGTGTGACGACTGTTGTCGGGATGCCGATTCGTCTGTCAGACGATTCGCCGGTTTTGATCGGGGCTTTGGTTCTGGGCGCGGATGGCTCGCTTGGGGTTTACAGCAAGCAGCATTTGCACCCTGGCGAAGAGGTCGCGTTTGCGCCGGGGGCCGGCGGCTCGACACTCTGGGTCGGTGCTGACACTGTCGCGCTGGCGGTATGCGCCGATTTTTCTCATGCAAGTCATGCGGCCGCGGCGGCAGAGCAGGGGGCGGACATCTATGCTGCAGGCGTGCTGATTACTGAAAAAGGCTACGCTGCGGATACAACGCTGCTTCAGGGCTATGCCAATAAACATTCAATGGTGGTGCTGATGGCCAACCATGGAGGGACTACGGGTGGCTGGGAGTCGGCCGGGCGCAGCGCCATTTGGGCGGCGGACGGTTCGCTGATTGGCATCGCGCCGGGTAAGGGCAACTTGATGGTCATCGCCCGCCGCAACGCCGATGGCTGGAAAGCGCAAATTGTGACCGTTTCGGAGCGTTGA